The following is a genomic window from Hymenobacter chitinivorans DSM 11115.
AACGGCTATGCCATGATTGGCTTCGACTACGTAGTCAACCAGCGCGACCTGCTGGTAACGCCGCTCATGCGCACCGTGCTCAACGGTAACAACTTTGTGCTGGTGCCCACCCGCGAGGAGCAGATCTTCTTCATCTACGACCAGAACCAGTACGACCATACGCCCAACTTTATTACCACCGACCTGGTGCTGCAGCTGCTGCATAAGTACCTCAACGGCATTTTGAGCGACGTGGAAGAGCAGCGCCTGGGGCCGGTGGTGGCCACGGTGCTAAGCCAGGGCGTGGGCCAGGCCCAACAGCTGGCCCAACGCGCCCAGCAGCCCCTGGCCCGGGACGCGGCCGAGTGGGCCGTGGCGTACTACAGTGTGGGCCGCGCTTTGCTTACCGGGGCCCCGCTGCCGGCCAGCGGCGCCTACGCCGATGCTGCGACCCGGGAAGTAGCCATGTGCACGGCCGCCGAAGGCCGACAGTCAGTGCTGCTTCAGGACTCTCTGTTCGATTACGCCGTGTGCAAGCCCCGGGGCATGTACACCCGCAACGACACCACGCGCCGCTATTTCCGGACGGTGAAATGGCTGAACTCGGCGCCCGTATTCCTGGATTCCGATGCCGGCGTGCTGCGGGCCGTGGCGCTGGCCCAGGCGTTGGCGGGCAGCAAAAGCGGGCAGCGGGGCTTTGAGAACCTGACCCAGGTGCTGGATGTGCTGGTCGGCGACGAGGACAACCGCTCGTTGACCCACCTGCTGCGCCTGCTCAAAACCCGCTACGCCGGCCAGTCGCTCGACCAGCTGGCGGCTCCGGCCACGCTGGCCGCCATCCGCCGGGAGCTCATTGCCGCCGGCTCCGACCGAATCCGGGTGAAGGGGGCTTCTGCCCATGCTATGGTGGCTGTAGAACGGCCTAAGCTGCTCTTTACGGCCGGCCGTTACACCTTCGACGGCGAAATTCTCTCCCGCCTCACCAACGTGCTGCGGTCCAAGCCCCGGCAAGATCCGCCGCGGCCGTTTCCCAAAGGACTCGACGTATTCGCCACTTTTGGTAACCGCACGGCCCAGGATATTCTGCTCACCCAGTATAAGGAAGCAGCTAATTGGCCCGCTTACCCAGATACGCTCCGGGCCCTGCAGCGGCAGTTTGCCGGCTTCAAGGGCTGGGACCAGAACCTCTACACCAAAACGATGCAGATGCTGCTGGCCCTAAACGCGCCAGCCCCCGCACCCCAGCAGCTGCCGCTGTTTGCCCGCACTCCGGCCTGGCAAAAGCGCAACCTGAGCACCGCCCTGGGCGGCTGGGCCGAGTTGAAGCACGACCTATTGCTCTACACCGAGCAGCCTTCGGGTGCCGAAGCCGGCGGACCCAGCGGCGGGCCGCCGTCCCCACGCCACCTGAGCTACGTGGAACCCAACCTGCCGTTCTGGGAGGCCGCCCTGGCCTTGCTCACCCAGCAGGACCGCAGCCTGACCCGCCTGCGGGCCAACACCGAGCACCTAACCGGGCTCAACAAGGAAATCCGGGAGCTAGTAACCCGCCTGCGCGACCTCAGTGCCAAGGAAATCAAGCACGAGCGGCTGACGTACGACGAAATGGAGAAGCTAAGCTGGATTGGCGGCGAAGTGGAAAGCCTCACGTTCCGCATCCTCAAAACCCAGCAGCTGCCCGACCGGGAGCGGCAAATGGCGCTGGTGGCCGACGTGTACAGCTTCAATCAAACCGTGCTGGAAGAGGCTGTCGGCGCCGTCGATGCTCTTTACGTGGTAGTCGACATTGAGGGCGCGCCGGTGCTGGCCCGGGGTGGGGTGTTCAGCTACTACGAGTTTACCAGCCCCGCGCGGCTGACCGACGAAGAGTGGCAGGCCCAGCTGGCCCGGCAGGCGCCGGCCCGGCCGCAGTGGCTGCGAGGGTTCATTGTGCCCGTCAAGGAGCTGGCGACCCAGGGAGGCAGTACGCTCGACTAAAAACCGCGCTACGGATTCGTGACGACGACTTCTTCCGGTACCGGCTCGTGCTGGCGACGGGCCCGCCGCTGATTCCACTGGTCGAGCACGGGGTGAATAAGCACGCTGAAGAGGATGACCACTGTGCCCAGGTAGAAGCCAGTCGACATCTTTTCCCGGGCCCCGAAAATCAGTACGGCCAGGATAATGCCGTACACGGGCTCCAGGTTGATGGTCAGGTTGATAACAAAGGCCGAGAGACGCTTCATCAGCTCTACCGACGAGGAAAAAGCATATACCGTGCATACGCCGGCCAGCAGCAGCAGCCAGAGCCAGTCGAGCGGCTTGAGGGCCAGCTGCAGGCCGGCGCCTTCGGTGTAGTAGCGCGAGTAAATGGGGAAGAAGAACCCAATGCTCAGGCAGGCGCCGGCCATTTCGTAGAACGTGAGCTTGAGCGGCGTGTGTTGCTTGACCAGCTTGGAATTGAGCACGCTAAACAGCGCCGAGAGCCCCGCCGATATAATGGCCACACCCAGGCCCAGCAGCTGGTCCAGCTCAGCCTGCGACACGAGGTAGAGTCCAACCATCGTCAGCAAGCCTAGCCCGACCTCGTAGGCCCGCACCCGCCGCCACAGCAGCAGCGGCTCCAACAGGGACGTCCACAGCGCCAGCGTAGCCAGGCCCGCCAAACACACGCTCACCGACGAGAGCCGGGCGGCCAGAAAGAACGTAATCCAGTGTACGGCCACCAGGGCCCCCACCGCCAGCAGCCGCAGGGCCTGGGCCAGCGGCAGGCGCCAATCCTGCTTGCGCACCGTGAGCAGCACGCCCAGCCCGGCCGAGGCCAGCAGCGTGCGCCAGAACACCAACTCCACCGGCGGCACCGAAATCAGCTTGCCCAAAATAGCCGTGAAGCCCCACAGCAGGACAATAAAGTGCAAACGCAGGTAGTCTTTGAGCATAGAGCGAAGTGGTGAATGAGTGAATGAGTGAAGTGAATGTTCGACTTGCGCCAGAGGCGCCATTGGCGCAACTCCGCAAGACAACTCACTCATTCACCACTTCACTCATTCACCGTTATTGCGGGACGAAACGATACAAAGCCAGGCCGATGCCGGTGAAGATGATGCTGGGCACCCAGGCGGCCAGCATGGGGCTCATGTCGCCGACCTGGGCCAGGTTGCGGCTTAGAATCACGAAAATCAGGAAGACGAAGGCCAGCACGAAACCCAGCGCAATCTGCCCGCCCACCCCGGCCCGCGACTTGCGCGCACTCAGAATCACCCCGATGGTGGTCAGGATGAAAATGGCGTAGGGATAGGCGTAGCGCTCATACTTTTCGCTCAAATACACCTGCGTGTCGTCGGCGCCCCGGTCAATTTTCTGCTGGATGTAGGCGTTGAGCTCGGGCAGGGTCAGGGTTTCCGACAGGCGCCAGGTGCTGGCAAAGTCCTTGGGATAAAGGTTCAGCGTCGTGTCGCGGGCGGGCAGGGTGAGCAGCTTTTCCTGCTGCCCGTTAAAGGTGCGCACCAGCTGCGGGGTGAGCTTCCAGGCCCGGCGCGTCGAGTCCCAGGTAATGGCATCGGCCGTCATGCGGCGCTTGAGCGTGGTGCCGTCAATGGTTTCCAGCGCGAAACGGTAGCCCACGTTGTTCACGTTGTCGTAGCTCTCCATATACACGTAGGCCTTGGGCCCGATCTTGATATGTATGTTGCGCGCCTCGTAGCGGTAGGGGTTCTTGATGTACTTTTTCTCAAAGGCCACCCGGGTTTTGTTGGCCATCGGGATGCCCCAGCCGATGAGAGCAAAGGTGATGACGCCAATGACGAAAGCGCCCATCCAGTAGGGCACCAGCAGCCTAGGGAAACTCACGCCGCTGGCCAGAATCGCCACAATTTCGGTGCGGGCCGCCAGCCGGGCCGTCACGAAAACCACCGCTATAAACACCGTAATGGGGGAGAGCAGGTTGGCGTAGTACGGAAACAGGTTGATGTAGTACTCCGAAATAATCTTGCCCGCCGAGAGGTTGTGCTGAATAAAATCGTCGTTTTTCTCCGTGAAGTCAATCACGCAGATAACGCTCACCAGCACCACCACCACGAAGAAAAACGAGGTGAGGAATTTCAGTAGTATGTACTTATCGAGGAGCTTCACTTGGGAGTTTAGTTGTTAGTTGTTGGTTGTCGGTTGTTAGTTCATGCTGATGTCTGCTCCTAACAACTGACAACCAACAACTAACAACTAAGAAATTACAGCCGGGTCATTACTTGCTTCACCATCTTGTCTTTCCAGTCGCGGAAGGTGCCGGCAATAATTTGCTCCCGGGCCTGCTGCACCAGCCAGAGGTAGAACGACAGGTTGTGAATCGAGGCAATCTGGGGGCCCAGCATTTCCTGGCTCTGGAACAAGTGCCGAACGTAGGAGCGGGAGTAAAACGTACTCACGTAGCCGCCTAATTCCCGGTCAATCGGCTCGAAGTCCATTTGCCACTTCTTGTTGGTAATATTCATAATGCCCTGCGTCGTGAACAGCATGCCGTTGCGGGCGTTGCGGGTCGGCATCACGCAGTCGAACATATCCACGCCCAGGGCAATGTTTTCCAGGATGTTGGCCGGCGTGCCCACGCCCATCAGGTAGCGGGGCTTGTCCTGGGGCAGAATGTCGCAGACCAGCTCGGTCATTTCGTACATCATCTCGGCCGGCTCGCCCACGCTCAGGCCGCCAATGGCGTTGCCCTCGCGCCCTTGCTCGGCAATAAACTCGGCCGACTTCACCCGCAAATCCTTAAAGGTGGAGCCCTGCACAATCGGGAACAGGGTCTGCTCGTAGCCGTAGTGGCCCTCGGTGCTGTCGAAGCGCTCAATGCAGCGCTTGAGCCAGCGGTGGGTCATGTCCAGGGAGCGGGCGGCGTAGTTGTACTCGCAGGGCCAGGGCGTGCACTCGTCGAAGGCCATCATGATGTCGGCCCCGATGGTGCGCTGAATGTCCATCACGCCCTCCGGCGAAAACAAGTGCTGGCTTCCGTCAATGTGGGAGCGGAACTTGACGCCTTCCTCCTTGATTTTGCGCGTGCCGCTGAGCGAATACACCTGGTAGCCGCCCGAGTCGGTGAGAATAGGCCGGTCCCAACCGTTGAACTTGTGCAAACCACCAGCGGCGCGCAGCACGTCGAGGCCGGGGCGCAGGTATAGGTGGTAGGTATTGCCGAGAATAATCTGGGCTTTGATATCGTCTTTCAGGTCGCGCTGCTGCACGGCCTTTACGGTGCCGGCCGTGCCCACGGGCATAAAAATGGGCGTCTGAATGGCACCGTGGGCCGTATGCACCACCCCGGCGCGGGCTTTGGATTGGGGGTCGTGAGCTACTAAATCGAAGGTCATGCTGGCAAGTCAGTTTCCCGCAGCGTTTCGCAGGGGCAAGCGCCGGGTTGCGCCGCGGGTCGTGTGGAACGACCCTGCGAGACCCGGCGGTTTACCACCCCGCGACACTGCGGGAAAGTCGTAATAATCTGCAAAGGTAAACCCTTACCACGGTTCCCTCGTGTTGAACCCGTACTTTTGCCCACTTACCCAATTTCTGCGCGTTGTCCCTTCCTTTTTCTCCCGCTATCTGGCTGCTGCTGGCCTCGGTGCTGGTGCAGCTGGGCTACGCGGCCTACTACTTTCTGCCCTTCGCGCTGCGCCCCGAAACCGCCCCGCCCCCCGGCCCCGGCATCGACTCCGAGCCCGTTTCCATCCTGGTGTGCGCCCACAATGAGCTGGAAAATCTGCGCCGCCTGCTGCCGCTCTTGCTGCAGCAGGATTACCCCGCCGGCTTCGAAATAATTCTGGTGGACGACCGCAGCGGCGACGACACGTACCTGTACGTGCAGCAGCTCACCCAGTACTACCCCAACGTGCGCCTGGTCACCATCGACAAGACGCCGGAAGGGTTGTCGCCGAAAAAATATGCACTGACTCTCGGAATTAAAGTAGCCCGCCACCCGCACCTGCTTTTTACCGACGCCGATTGTATTCCGGCTACTAATCAGTGGGTTCGGCTGATGCAGCGCGGCTTCGCCCGGCCCGCCGATTTAATTTTAGGGTATTCGGCCTATGCCGCGGAGCCCGGATTTTTAAATAAACTCATCCGATTTGAAACCCTGCTCACCGGAGCGCAGTATTTGTCCTTCGCGTGGCGGGGGCAACCCTACATGGGCGTGGGCCGAAATCTGGCCTATACGCAGCAGTGTTTCCGCGCAACCAAAGGCTTTGCTTCCCACATCCGCAGCCTCGGGGGCGACGATGACCTGCTGGTGCAGGATGCCGTGCGCCACGGGCAGCGGGTGACGGTTGAGGCCGAGCCTGCGGCGCATACGCTGAGCGAACCAGCCCAAACCTGGCCCGCCTGGTGGCGCCAAAAGCGGCGGCATTTGTCGGCCGGCAAGCGCTACCGGCTGGCCGATAGATTGCGAATTGGAAACTTTATTGGCACTAATCTGCTTTTTTATTTCACAACGTTGGTGCTGCTGTTTTCCCGCCCCGATTGGGTACCTTTGACCGCCCTGTGGGGTATTCGTACTTCGGTCATGTGCGTCTCGTACGCAAAGCTTGGACAACGCCTCGACGACCGTCTGCCGGTAATGTTGCTGCCCGTACTCGACGCTGTTTATTTTTTTTACTATCTAGCTCTGGGAATTTCGCTGTTCCTCTACCGTAACCTCCGATGGAAGTAAACAATCAGGAAATTCAGAAGCAGTTCTCTGCCAAAGCCAAGCACGACTTCAAGCTGATTCGCGCTGCCGTCGAGCAGTCCGACGAAAAGGCCTACGCCGAGCTGATGCAGATCTACAAGAAGCCAGTGTACCACGTGGTACTCAAGATGGTGCGAAACCCCGACGACGCCGAGGATTTAACCATCGAGGCCTTCGCCAAAGCTTTCCGCAACCTGCACAAGTTCAACCCGGAATACGCCTTCAGCACCTGGCTGTTCCGCATTGCCACCAACAACTGCATCGACTTTATTCGCAAGAATAAAATCAAGACGATGTCGATTGACTCGGCCATCAAGATCGACAACGGCGACGAAATCACCATCGACTTCCGCGACCAGAACCTGAACCCGCAGGAGTCGGCCATCAAAAACCAGAAAATCGAAATCATGCAGCACGTCGTCTCGCGGCTGCCCGATAAATACCAGCGCCTCGTGACGCTGCGCTACTTCGATGAGCTGAGCTACGAGGAAATTGCCACCGAGCTCAAAGCCCCGCTCGGCACTGTAAAGGCCCAGCTGCACCGCGCCCGGGAGCTGCTCTATGACATGGTAAAAAACAAGAAGCACATCATCTAAGGATGAGCAAAAGCCCCGCCGTAAGTCGGGGCTTTTTTATTATACCTGTCATCCTGAACGCAGCGTAGCGCAGTGCAGGACCTTCCTCCCCTGAGTGACAAGCTTTATTCACCATAAAAGACTCTCTGCCTACCGTTGGTAAAGGCCTTTTTTACATTAGTAAAACCTTCCGTGGAGTAGGGGAGGAAGGTCCTTCGCAAGCTCAGGAGGACAGGTATATTTTACCAGTCACCACCTTGCCTGCCTATCTTTGTCCCAATGGATATTCTGGCCCGCTACTTCCCCGACCTTACCGACCAACAAAAACGCCATTTCGCCCAACTCGAAACCGAGTTTCGCAGCTGGAATGAGCGCCTCAACCTCGTGGCCCGCACCGACGTGGATAACCTGGCCGAGCGGCACTTTCTGCACTCGTTGGGTATTGCCAAGGTGGTGCAGTTCCCCGCCGGCACCTCGGTGCTCGACGTGGGCACGGGCGGCGGTTTGCCGGGCTTGCCGCTGGCTATTCTGTTTCCGGAAGTGAAGTTTCACCTCGTTGACAGCATCGGCAAGAAAATCCGGGCGGTGCAGGACATGGCCCAGGCGCTAGGCCTGCACAACCTGACGGCCGAGCAAACCCGGGCCGAGCAGGTGCGCGCCAAGTACGACTACGTCGTGAGCCGCGCCGTGGCCCGCCTGGCCACCTTTCACCCCTGGATTGCCCACCGCTACAAATCCCCGGGCGACGCCACGACCGGCCTCTACTACCTCAAAGGCGGCGACCTGACCGAGGAAATTGAAGAATCCGGCCTGGTAGCGCACGTGCACAACCTGAGTGACTATTTCCAGGAGGAGTTTTTCGAAACCAAAAAAGTAGTTTTCGTGCCCAACACGGTTTAATGTGCTCATGTGCGGAATGTGCTGAGGTGCTAATTGTCTGTCCTTGCGAGGTGCAAGCCGAAGCCATCCGTCCTCTGCCAGTGATAACTGCTCTTTTACCAGAAAGCCCTTTCTCGTTTGCTACGGGAAAGGGCTTTTTACTTAGGGGCACTCAGCACATTTCAGAGGACGGATGGCTTCGCAAGCTCGTAAGGGCCTAGTTCCACATTTCTCACATTTAGCACATTCAAAACACAGTAGCACCTGAGCATATGAATCATTACCCCGGCGTTTCCGCCGTCAGGAATTCCACGGCGCGGCGTTCGGAGTAGTACTCGCCGTCGGGGGTGCCTTCGGCGAAGCCCACGTGGCCGCCTTCGGGCGGGGTTTCCAGAAAGACAAATGCCGAGGCGGCCGCGGTTTCGCGCGGAAAGCAGGAGGGCGCCAGAAACGGGTCATTTTCGGCGTTGACCAGCAGCGTGGGAATGGCAATGGAAGCCAGGTAGCGGCCCGAGCTAGACTGCTCGTAGTAGTCGTCGGCCGACTTGAAGCCGTGCATGGGGGCCGTAAATCGGTCGTCGAACTGCGGGAAGTCGCGCAGTAGCTCCAGATTTTCCACGTCAATCTGCCCGGGCAGCAGCTCGGCCTTCTGGCGCATCTTAGCCCGCAGCGATTTCAGGAAACGGGCCAGATAAATGCGGTTTTCGGGCTTGGAAATCTGGTAGGAACTGGACTTCAGATCGGTGGGCACTGAAAACACGGCGGCCCGGGCCACTTCCTGCGGGACGCGGGCCGGGTTTTCGCCCAGGTATTTCAGCGTCACGTTGCCGCCAGCGCTGAAGCCGGTGAGGAAGATGCGGCGGTAGCGGCCCGTGGCCAGGGCGTAGCGGACGACGAAGTCCAGGTCATCGGTGTCGCCGAGGTGGTAGGAGCGCACCAGGCGGTTCATTTCCCCACTGCAGCTGCGGTAGTTCCAGGCCAGGGCATCGAGGCCGGCATGCTTGAGGGCCCGCACCATGCCGCGCACGTAGGGCCGGCCGGCGTCGCCCTCCAGCCCGTGCGAAACAATGGCCAGGGTGTCGGCGCCCACTCCGGCGGGTTGGCGCGACCAGTCGAGGTCCAGGAAGTCACCGTCGGGCGTCTCGACCCGCTCGCGCTGGTAGGTTACGTCGGGCACGGAGCGCCAGAGGCTAGGCACAATGGTCTGAATGTGCCCGTTGAACATATAAAACGGGGGCTGGTAGCGGGAGTGAGCAACAAGGGGCATAAGCAGGCACTAAATAACGGCGACGCAAGCCGCTACAGAAAGATACGTACAAATATGGTAGGCATGCATACGATATTCACCGTGGCAACGCGTCCCTGCCCGGCAAACCGCCGGTAGCAGTGGAAAGTTGCCCCAGCTTAGCTCGAAGAAACCCACGCCGGGGCTTGGTCGGGGTAGGATGTAAAATACAGGTAATATGCTGAACAGTAGCAGCTTATTATTTAATGGCTCGTATAAAAAATATCACCAATTCCATCTAGCTATGAAAACCACGAAAGCTATTCCCCCTCTTTTGGTTGGCGCCGTACTGCTTTTGGGCGCCGCCTGTAGCAGCAGCAACACGGGCATGAGTTCGGGTACCACGTCGGGCAGTTCCACGGGTACGAGCTCCAGCATGGGTTCTGGCTCTACTGCGGGTTCGAGCGGGGCGGCGGGCTCGGACATGAGCTCGGGTTCTTCCGCAACTGGCTCTACCTCGGGCTCAATGGGCGCTAGCGGCACCGGCGGCATGGCCGGGGCGGGTGGTACGGCCGGCGCGGCCGATATGTCGGCTTTCATGGCCACCTTCGCCACCATGCAGGACCCCACTTTCCTGATGACGGCGGCCAGCAGCAACCTGCTGGAAATTCAGATGGGGCAGATGGCTACCCAGAAGTCGACCAATGCCGACGTGAAGCGGTTTGGGCAAATGATGGTAGACCATCATACCAAAGCCACTCAGGAGCTCAAAACCGTGGCCTCGCCCCTGGGCGTAACCCTGCCCCAGACTATGATGCCGGTGCACCAGGCCATGGCCGACCGGCTGATGAGCAAGTCGGGCAAGGCCTTTGACGAAGACTACATGGATGCCATGGAAATGGCCCACAAGATGGATATTGCCATGTTTGAGGTGAAAAGCAACGGAGCCGAAACCCCGGCCGTGAAGTCTTTTGCAACTAAAACGTTGCCCATGCTTCGCTCGCACCGCACCATGGCCAACGAAATTGAGAAGAAGGTGGATTAGGCGTGCGGCCAACCCAACCATTAAGGCGTAGCCCCGTCGTGAACTTTGCTTCGCGGCGGGGCTACGCGCTGTGGGAGCGGGCCGCAGCGCCCAGAAACAGGGCCACGCCCCCGGCTACCGCGGCCGAGAGGCCGAAAGCCACCGGCGCCCCGAGCGTTTGCCACAGCAGGCCCGTCAGGGTGCTGGCGCCCAGCGCCG
Proteins encoded in this region:
- a CDS encoding DMT family transporter — translated: MLKDYLRLHFIVLLWGFTAILGKLISVPPVELVFWRTLLASAGLGVLLTVRKQDWRLPLAQALRLLAVGALVAVHWITFFLAARLSSVSVCLAGLATLALWTSLLEPLLLWRRVRAYEVGLGLLTMVGLYLVSQAELDQLLGLGVAIISAGLSALFSVLNSKLVKQHTPLKLTFYEMAGACLSIGFFFPIYSRYYTEGAGLQLALKPLDWLWLLLLAGVCTVYAFSSSVELMKRLSAFVINLTINLEPVYGIILAVLIFGAREKMSTGFYLGTVVILFSVLIHPVLDQWNQRRARRQHEPVPEEVVVTNP
- the rsmG gene encoding 16S rRNA (guanine(527)-N(7))-methyltransferase RsmG; the encoded protein is MDILARYFPDLTDQQKRHFAQLETEFRSWNERLNLVARTDVDNLAERHFLHSLGIAKVVQFPAGTSVLDVGTGGGLPGLPLAILFPEVKFHLVDSIGKKIRAVQDMAQALGLHNLTAEQTRAEQVRAKYDYVVSRAVARLATFHPWIAHRYKSPGDATTGLYYLKGGDLTEEIEESGLVAHVHNLSDYFQEEFFETKKVVFVPNTV
- a CDS encoding YheT family hydrolase — translated: MPLVAHSRYQPPFYMFNGHIQTIVPSLWRSVPDVTYQRERVETPDGDFLDLDWSRQPAGVGADTLAIVSHGLEGDAGRPYVRGMVRALKHAGLDALAWNYRSCSGEMNRLVRSYHLGDTDDLDFVVRYALATGRYRRIFLTGFSAGGNVTLKYLGENPARVPQEVARAAVFSVPTDLKSSSYQISKPENRIYLARFLKSLRAKMRQKAELLPGQIDVENLELLRDFPQFDDRFTAPMHGFKSADDYYEQSSSGRYLASIAIPTLLVNAENDPFLAPSCFPRETAAASAFVFLETPPEGGHVGFAEGTPDGEYYSERRAVEFLTAETPG
- a CDS encoding DUF3160 domain-containing protein; this encodes MNRNSIIAVALVILVALGAGLFFWRRPAAQVPAPAAAKAAATPAPQLTDSAHDNGFGEIVPVVAAADKRLLTSYYQRPYIKEYYTEEYYEEFSPESAHEAPLPTFDYDQNLDGKSYLDLLLLRNTVYARNGYCFLNATARKYFSKQNWYRPVWSEVITDSTGRELQPADSLLPVPLDPRELAFVQRVHARETELLRQREARQNGYAMIGFDYVVNQRDLLVTPLMRTVLNGNNFVLVPTREEQIFFIYDQNQYDHTPNFITTDLVLQLLHKYLNGILSDVEEQRLGPVVATVLSQGVGQAQQLAQRAQQPLARDAAEWAVAYYSVGRALLTGAPLPASGAYADAATREVAMCTAAEGRQSVLLQDSLFDYAVCKPRGMYTRNDTTRRYFRTVKWLNSAPVFLDSDAGVLRAVALAQALAGSKSGQRGFENLTQVLDVLVGDEDNRSLTHLLRLLKTRYAGQSLDQLAAPATLAAIRRELIAAGSDRIRVKGASAHAMVAVERPKLLFTAGRYTFDGEILSRLTNVLRSKPRQDPPRPFPKGLDVFATFGNRTAQDILLTQYKEAANWPAYPDTLRALQRQFAGFKGWDQNLYTKTMQMLLALNAPAPAPQQLPLFARTPAWQKRNLSTALGGWAELKHDLLLYTEQPSGAEAGGPSGGPPSPRHLSYVEPNLPFWEAALALLTQQDRSLTRLRANTEHLTGLNKEIRELVTRLRDLSAKEIKHERLTYDEMEKLSWIGGEVESLTFRILKTQQLPDRERQMALVADVYSFNQTVLEEAVGAVDALYVVVDIEGAPVLARGGVFSYYEFTSPARLTDEEWQAQLARQAPARPQWLRGFIVPVKELATQGGSTLD
- a CDS encoding RNA polymerase sigma factor, whose protein sequence is MEVNNQEIQKQFSAKAKHDFKLIRAAVEQSDEKAYAELMQIYKKPVYHVVLKMVRNPDDAEDLTIEAFAKAFRNLHKFNPEYAFSTWLFRIATNNCIDFIRKNKIKTMSIDSAIKIDNGDEITIDFRDQNLNPQESAIKNQKIEIMQHVVSRLPDKYQRLVTLRYFDELSYEEIATELKAPLGTVKAQLHRARELLYDMVKNKKHII
- a CDS encoding glycosyltransferase; translated protein: MSLPFSPAIWLLLASVLVQLGYAAYYFLPFALRPETAPPPGPGIDSEPVSILVCAHNELENLRRLLPLLLQQDYPAGFEIILVDDRSGDDTYLYVQQLTQYYPNVRLVTIDKTPEGLSPKKYALTLGIKVARHPHLLFTDADCIPATNQWVRLMQRGFARPADLILGYSAYAAEPGFLNKLIRFETLLTGAQYLSFAWRGQPYMGVGRNLAYTQQCFRATKGFASHIRSLGGDDDLLVQDAVRHGQRVTVEAEPAAHTLSEPAQTWPAWWRQKRRHLSAGKRYRLADRLRIGNFIGTNLLFYFTTLVLLFSRPDWVPLTALWGIRTSVMCVSYAKLGQRLDDRLPVMLLPVLDAVYFFYYLALGISLFLYRNLRWK
- the tgt gene encoding tRNA guanosine(34) transglycosylase Tgt produces the protein MTFDLVAHDPQSKARAGVVHTAHGAIQTPIFMPVGTAGTVKAVQQRDLKDDIKAQIILGNTYHLYLRPGLDVLRAAGGLHKFNGWDRPILTDSGGYQVYSLSGTRKIKEEGVKFRSHIDGSQHLFSPEGVMDIQRTIGADIMMAFDECTPWPCEYNYAARSLDMTHRWLKRCIERFDSTEGHYGYEQTLFPIVQGSTFKDLRVKSAEFIAEQGREGNAIGGLSVGEPAEMMYEMTELVCDILPQDKPRYLMGVGTPANILENIALGVDMFDCVMPTRNARNGMLFTTQGIMNITNKKWQMDFEPIDRELGGYVSTFYSRSYVRHLFQSQEMLGPQIASIHNLSFYLWLVQQAREQIIAGTFRDWKDKMVKQVMTRL
- a CDS encoding DUF4142 domain-containing protein, yielding MKTTKAIPPLLVGAVLLLGAACSSSNTGMSSGTTSGSSTGTSSSMGSGSTAGSSGAAGSDMSSGSSATGSTSGSMGASGTGGMAGAGGTAGAADMSAFMATFATMQDPTFLMTAASSNLLEIQMGQMATQKSTNADVKRFGQMMVDHHTKATQELKTVASPLGVTLPQTMMPVHQAMADRLMSKSGKAFDEDYMDAMEMAHKMDIAMFEVKSNGAETPAVKSFATKTLPMLRSHRTMANEIEKKVD
- a CDS encoding LptF/LptG family permease, giving the protein MKLLDKYILLKFLTSFFFVVVVLVSVICVIDFTEKNDDFIQHNLSAGKIISEYYINLFPYYANLLSPITVFIAVVFVTARLAARTEIVAILASGVSFPRLLVPYWMGAFVIGVITFALIGWGIPMANKTRVAFEKKYIKNPYRYEARNIHIKIGPKAYVYMESYDNVNNVGYRFALETIDGTTLKRRMTADAITWDSTRRAWKLTPQLVRTFNGQQEKLLTLPARDTTLNLYPKDFASTWRLSETLTLPELNAYIQQKIDRGADDTQVYLSEKYERYAYPYAIFILTTIGVILSARKSRAGVGGQIALGFVLAFVFLIFVILSRNLAQVGDMSPMLAAWVPSIIFTGIGLALYRFVPQ